A single Deltaproteobacteria bacterium DNA region contains:
- a CDS encoding DUF362 domain-containing protein has product MSEPRDAPDGAAPPLGPTRREALTRIGSALLVGTAATLGAVAFYDRRKPVREHRERDRVVPSHAVELPAGTPRLVIARGKDPGRNVVAALERLGGMGRFVTREDVVLVKPNAGWDRTPEQAANTDPRVIAAVVRACREAGAKKVLVADCPVNNPESCFGRSGILEAATREGAQVVSPSRARHVMVTIPGKLGRWPVLEPFATATKVINVPVAKHHSLTRVTCGLKNWYGILGGRRARLHQRIDESIVELAALMKPTLTVVDATRLLMRNGPTGGSLADVKRGDALAISLDPVAADAWAASLLEADPQALAWLRLAEERKLGRVDYRVLNPLELTTG; this is encoded by the coding sequence GTGAGCGAGCCGCGCGATGCCCCGGACGGCGCTGCGCCCCCCCTCGGCCCGACGCGGCGCGAGGCGCTGACCCGGATCGGCAGCGCGCTCCTCGTCGGAACGGCGGCCACGCTCGGCGCCGTGGCCTTCTACGACCGGCGCAAGCCGGTGCGCGAGCACCGCGAGCGGGACCGCGTCGTGCCGAGCCACGCCGTGGAGCTTCCCGCCGGCACCCCCCGCCTCGTCATCGCCCGGGGGAAGGACCCGGGCAGAAACGTCGTCGCCGCGCTCGAGCGACTCGGCGGGATGGGCCGCTTCGTCACGCGCGAGGATGTCGTGCTGGTCAAGCCCAACGCGGGCTGGGACCGCACTCCCGAGCAGGCGGCCAACACCGACCCGCGCGTGATCGCCGCGGTGGTCCGCGCCTGTCGCGAGGCCGGCGCGAAGAAGGTCCTCGTCGCCGACTGTCCGGTGAACAACCCCGAGAGCTGCTTCGGGCGGAGCGGGATCCTCGAGGCCGCCACGCGCGAGGGGGCCCAGGTCGTCTCGCCCAGCCGCGCGCGCCACGTGATGGTCACCATCCCCGGCAAGCTCGGGCGCTGGCCGGTGCTCGAGCCCTTCGCCACCGCCACCAAGGTGATCAACGTGCCCGTGGCCAAGCACCACTCGCTCACGCGCGTGACCTGCGGGCTGAAGAACTGGTACGGCATCCTGGGCGGGCGACGCGCGCGGCTGCACCAGCGCATCGACGAGTCGATCGTGGAGCTCGCGGCGCTGATGAAGCCCACCCTCACCGTCGTGGACGCCACGCGCCTGCTGATGCGCAACGGCCCCACGGGGGGGAGCCTCGCCGACGTGAAGCGGGGGGACGCGCTGGCCATCTCGCTCGACCCGGTGGCCGCCGACGCGTGGGCCGCGAGCCTGCTCGAGGCCGACCCGCAGGCCCTCGCCTGGCTGCGGCTGGCCGAGGAGCGCAAGCTCGGGCGCGTGGACTACCGGGTCCTGAACCCCCTCGAGCTGACGACCGGATAG
- a CDS encoding 4Fe-4S dicluster domain-containing protein has protein sequence MKEPKKSTVPLWIAVRRIYQVFFLGLFALLLLLASNAYLEHHRHAVGLFLEADPLIALGAALGGKVVFGGTILALVVVLLTLVFGRVFCSFICPLGILNHAVSALPSVFKRSERQKANEWRPLYQLKYYVLLALLVGAALGVLQVGLLDPIALTVRTAAVTLLPGLQLAGVPLYAEQPSYLHGWIVGGLFVLLLFSNRLIMRFWCRALCPLGGLLGLVARFSLFRVWRDPKVCLDCHKCNEACHGACDPHGKLRFADCVMCLNCFSACPQSGGMRYGLLPPTPTEVASPDLGRRQTAAALASGVALLPVLRTSNGVLRGAAHDVIRPPGSLSEEDFAAKCVKCGLCMRACPTSVLQPAGLQAGLEGLWSPILRYDQGFCSHECTLCSQVCPTGAIRPVTAAERSGEPPYSEPLKLGTAFYDRGRCLPWSMATPCIVCEEVCPTSPKAIWLEDAEVKRRDGSTVKVQLPHLDPERCIGCGTCQYRCPVGTEAAIRVSSVGESRSLDNRMLIRSY, from the coding sequence ATGAAGGAGCCGAAGAAGAGCACCGTGCCCCTCTGGATCGCCGTCCGGCGCATCTATCAGGTCTTCTTCCTCGGCCTCTTCGCGCTCCTGCTCCTGCTCGCCAGCAACGCCTACCTCGAGCACCACCGCCACGCCGTGGGGCTCTTTCTCGAGGCGGACCCGCTGATCGCGCTCGGCGCCGCGCTCGGGGGCAAGGTGGTCTTCGGCGGCACGATCCTGGCGCTGGTGGTCGTGCTGCTCACGCTCGTCTTCGGCCGCGTCTTCTGCTCCTTCATCTGCCCCCTCGGCATCCTGAACCACGCCGTCAGCGCGCTCCCCTCGGTCTTCAAGCGCAGCGAGCGCCAGAAGGCCAACGAATGGCGACCGCTCTACCAGCTCAAGTACTACGTGCTGCTCGCGCTGCTCGTCGGCGCGGCCCTGGGGGTGCTGCAGGTCGGCCTCCTCGACCCGATCGCGCTCACCGTGCGCACCGCCGCGGTGACGCTCCTGCCCGGGCTCCAGCTCGCCGGGGTTCCGCTCTACGCCGAGCAGCCGAGCTACCTCCACGGCTGGATCGTTGGCGGCCTTTTCGTGCTGCTCCTCTTCTCGAACCGTTTGATCATGCGCTTCTGGTGCCGGGCCCTCTGTCCCCTCGGCGGCCTCCTCGGGCTCGTGGCGCGCTTCTCTCTCTTTCGCGTCTGGCGCGACCCGAAGGTCTGTCTCGACTGCCACAAGTGCAACGAGGCCTGCCACGGGGCCTGCGACCCGCACGGCAAGCTGCGCTTCGCCGATTGCGTGATGTGCCTCAACTGCTTCAGCGCCTGCCCCCAGTCGGGCGGGATGCGCTACGGCCTGCTGCCGCCGACCCCCACCGAGGTCGCCTCGCCCGACCTCGGGCGCCGGCAGACCGCCGCGGCCCTCGCGAGCGGCGTGGCGCTCCTGCCCGTGCTGCGCACGAGCAACGGGGTGCTCCGCGGCGCCGCGCACGACGTGATCCGTCCGCCGGGCTCGCTCTCCGAGGAGGACTTTGCCGCGAAGTGCGTGAAGTGCGGCCTCTGCATGCGCGCCTGTCCGACGAGCGTGCTCCAGCCCGCGGGCCTGCAGGCGGGGCTCGAGGGGCTCTGGAGCCCCATCCTGCGCTACGACCAGGGCTTCTGCAGCCACGAGTGCACGCTCTGCAGCCAGGTCTGCCCGACGGGGGCGATCCGCCCGGTCACCGCGGCCGAGCGCAGCGGAGAGCCCCCCTACAGCGAGCCGCTCAAGCTCGGCACCGCCTTCTACGACCGCGGGCGCTGCCTCCCCTGGTCCATGGCCACCCCCTGCATCGTCTGCGAGGAGGTCTGCCCCACCTCGCCGAAGGCCATCTGGCTCGAGGACGCCGAGGTCAAGCGTCGCGACGGGAGCACCGTGAAGGTGCAGCTCCCGCACCTCGACCCCGAGCGCTGCATCGGCTGCGGCACCTGTCAGTATCGCTGTCCGGTGGGCACCGAGGCGGCGATCCGGGTGAGCAGCGTCGGAGAGAGCCGCTCGCTCGACAACCGCATGCTGATCCGGTCCTATTGA
- a CDS encoding DUF362 domain-containing protein, giving the protein MTSRRPPSSSPSRGPSRRRFLQGGAALGAAALTGCLPDVDGLWKGEAVAPCGESPARALPALGPNAGRVVELHDPALVSETAVDARRVGEALTRVLLALARAADLRAACRALFPSYKPGEVVGIKVNVLNARVPTQPALVKALVDALRSGLGLAPEQLLVWDRRLDELRQVQLGPGALGATVEGTWETPEGKGAGRGYELGATCIGGRSTHLSNIVTRRVDHLVNLAVMKNHKAAGFTGVLKNVYGLIDNPGDFHDRKSGEAVLERRFEEAIPAINALPEVGGKTRLYLLDALIGVCKGDTSDPPDCTPARLLAALDPVALDVRGRQLRDEARGPRLGPSTETISSGWLAAAERAGLGSPKVKLEPAS; this is encoded by the coding sequence ATGACCTCCCGCAGGCCCCCGAGCTCGTCCCCCTCCCGGGGCCCGTCCCGCCGCCGCTTCCTGCAGGGGGGAGCGGCCCTCGGCGCCGCCGCGCTCACCGGCTGCCTCCCCGACGTGGACGGCCTCTGGAAGGGGGAGGCCGTCGCTCCCTGCGGGGAGAGCCCGGCCCGCGCCCTCCCCGCCCTCGGCCCGAACGCGGGGCGCGTGGTCGAGCTCCACGACCCGGCGCTCGTCTCGGAGACCGCCGTGGACGCCCGCCGCGTCGGCGAGGCGCTCACCCGCGTGCTCCTGGCCCTGGCGCGCGCCGCCGACCTGCGGGCCGCCTGCCGCGCCCTCTTCCCGAGCTACAAGCCCGGCGAGGTGGTGGGGATCAAGGTGAACGTGCTGAACGCGCGCGTTCCGACGCAGCCCGCGCTGGTCAAGGCCCTCGTCGACGCGCTGCGGAGCGGCCTCGGCCTCGCCCCCGAGCAGCTCCTCGTCTGGGACCGCCGCCTGGACGAGCTCCGACAGGTCCAGCTCGGACCCGGCGCCCTCGGCGCCACGGTGGAGGGGACCTGGGAGACCCCGGAGGGGAAGGGGGCGGGGCGCGGCTACGAGCTCGGCGCCACCTGCATCGGCGGACGCTCGACCCACCTCTCCAACATCGTGACCCGGCGCGTGGACCACCTGGTGAACCTGGCCGTGATGAAGAACCACAAGGCGGCGGGCTTCACGGGGGTGCTGAAGAACGTCTACGGTCTCATCGACAACCCCGGAGATTTTCACGACCGCAAAAGTGGAGAGGCTGTTCTAGAACGCCGCTTCGAAGAGGCCATCCCGGCGATTAACGCCCTGCCCGAGGTGGGGGGCAAGACCAGACTCTACCTGCTCGACGCGCTGATCGGCGTCTGCAAGGGGGACACGAGCGACCCGCCCGACTGCACCCCGGCGCGCCTGCTCGCGGCCCTCGACCCGGTCGCGCTCGACGTGCGGGGACGGCAGCTCCGCGACGAGGCGCGGGGGCCGAGGCTCGGCCCCTCGACCGAGACGATCAGCAGTGGCTGGCTCGCCGCCGCGGAGCGCGCGGGCCTCGGTAGCCCCAAGGTGAAGCTCGAACCCGCTTCGTAG
- a CDS encoding DUF362 domain-containing protein: MRKLDRRTFLKAMGAGAAGAGLLGGPFVEGTAEAATPRVVVVRGTDPLAMLKAALKVFPELESAVKGKKVALKPNMSFRNPAAWGNNTSPEVAAAVAELCRQWGAAQITAVDHILSSPQSITACGVGPALAKVGHVQVLSAHLRSDYVERAVPKGKQLKSTYVPRVVANADLLINIPNAKQHNESRVSFGLKNLMGLVWDRKYFHELINLHQGIADLSTLLTPRLTVIDATRVMVNNGPQGPGTVEKLQTIVVGLDPVATDAVALGLTKWRGQTLEPKDVEHLRLAAAAGVGVADLSRIKVIKKRV; the protein is encoded by the coding sequence ATGCGCAAGCTCGACCGACGAACCTTTCTGAAGGCGATGGGGGCCGGGGCCGCCGGGGCGGGGCTCCTCGGCGGGCCGTTCGTGGAAGGGACGGCAGAGGCCGCCACGCCCCGCGTGGTGGTGGTGCGCGGCACCGACCCGCTGGCCATGCTCAAGGCGGCGCTCAAGGTCTTCCCCGAGCTCGAGAGCGCGGTGAAGGGGAAGAAGGTGGCCCTGAAGCCCAACATGTCCTTCCGCAACCCCGCCGCGTGGGGCAACAACACGAGCCCCGAGGTGGCGGCCGCCGTGGCGGAGCTCTGCCGGCAGTGGGGGGCGGCGCAGATCACCGCCGTGGACCACATCCTGAGCTCCCCGCAGTCGATCACCGCCTGCGGCGTGGGGCCAGCCCTGGCCAAGGTGGGCCACGTGCAGGTGCTCTCGGCGCACCTGCGCAGCGACTACGTGGAGCGCGCGGTACCGAAGGGCAAGCAGCTCAAGAGCACCTACGTCCCGCGCGTGGTGGCGAACGCCGACCTGCTCATCAACATCCCGAACGCGAAACAGCACAACGAGTCGCGCGTCTCCTTCGGCCTCAAGAACCTGATGGGGCTGGTGTGGGACAGGAAGTACTTCCACGAGCTGATCAACCTGCACCAGGGGATCGCCGACCTCTCGACCCTGCTCACTCCGCGCCTCACCGTGATCGACGCCACCCGCGTGATGGTGAACAACGGCCCGCAGGGGCCGGGAACCGTCGAGAAGCTGCAGACCATCGTGGTCGGCCTAGACCCCGTGGCCACCGACGCCGTCGCGCTCGGCCTCACCAAGTGGAGGGGGCAGACCCTCGAGCCCAAGGACGTGGAGCACCTGCGCCTGGCCGCGGCCGCCGGCGTCGGGGTAGCGGACCTGTCACGCATCAAGGTGATCAAGAAGCGCGTGTGA